The window GGTTTTACTGCGACTCCGATTGGCTAAATCGACGCTCGTCGTCTTGACGGCTCCTCCTAAAGCAGCAAAAACGGAAAAGGCACCAGTATAGGAAAAGGTATTCAATACATACTTTCCTGCTGCATAACGATCACGAATCGCTTTTCTTACTTCTCTCTGATCTAGAAATACACCAACCATAGCACCTTCGTTTAAATAAACAGCAAAGCTGGCTCCGTTCTCTTTTACAATAAGAGGGAACTGACCTCGCTCTCCGGCAACAAAGTCATCTTCCTCAACATACTTCCCATCTTCAGCAAAGCGTTTTTTCTGATAAATGCCTCTATAGGAAACAAGCTTTGATAAAGCTTCAACAATCATATCTTTGAATTGAAAAATCCCTAGACTGTACCAGCTGATGACATAATAGCCATCATAGTAATCAATCGTTAAACCGCCAATTCCGTCACCCTCGCCATTAAAAACACGAAAGGCCGTGGTTTCGCTATCTTGAAAAAAAGACTTTCTATACTGAATTGCCTTGAGTAGTTTATTATGAAAAAACTCACTATTGATCTGCTCATTTTCTTTTCTTGTCAGAATCCATCCATAGCCTTTATTCTGCCGTCCGTAATATCCTTTTCCGATAAAACGATTTTGTTCATCGACAAGTCTGATTATCATACCCTCGGTTTCTAAATGGTCATTGTTCACAATGCTATCCTTCAATATAATTGGATTCCCATTTTTCATTTTGTTACTGAATGACGCTTTAATTCTCACAACCGTTTCCGTCACAATTACACCTCTTCTATTTTCACTGCTTCAGTTACACTTATTTTATTCTTCTAATTCACCATCTTACCATCTTTTCCCTACCAATCCAATTGTACTCATTAGAATTGACCCACCACCCGC of the Bacillus tuaregi genome contains:
- a CDS encoding class I SAM-dependent rRNA methyltransferase, translated to MVTETVVRIKASFSNKMKNGNPIILKDSIVNNDHLETEGMIIRLVDEQNRFIGKGYYGRQNKGYGWILTRKENEQINSEFFHNKLLKAIQYRKSFFQDSETTAFRVFNGEGDGIGGLTIDYYDGYYVISWYSLGIFQFKDMIVEALSKLVSYRGIYQKKRFAEDGKYVEEDDFVAGERGQFPLIVKENGASFAVYLNEGAMVGVFLDQREVRKAIRDRYAAGKYVLNTFSYTGAFSVFAALGGAVKTTSVDLANRSRSKTIEQFSVNGIDYEAQDIIVEDVFHYFKYAVKKQLTFDLVILDPPSFARSKKVTFSAAKDYTHLLKQAISITADDGVIVASTNSASFDMKKFKGFIDKAFRDSNGKYKILEEYGLPADFKTIKEFDEGNYLKVVFVKKIK